In one window of Porites lutea chromosome 8, jaPorLute2.1, whole genome shotgun sequence DNA:
- the LOC140945305 gene encoding melanocyte-stimulating hormone receptor-like codes for MLSMEIHFEKEICLGTGISFMILSFLIVVPNGIVLYALYRNPLRCFRKAFSVFLAFISGVDFFIGTVVCIGETTIRFLCAFGDHSLPQEGDILRIIGYAAINSSILLVTAMSVDRFKAVVFPHFHLRKVGPRKLVYFNTAMIIFSLIFALLQLHPGISVEVYRNVDQYLHAVFPLSTSTLCYLGMFFVLRKQSSRIGLQRQTAFATPGNLTLQDMRRVKRAQMERKFATTSFFILACLILSLTPYFVAIIIAAHCASCGEQNWFFVLVEASVTFLFLNSAANPFLTAFRINELKKSVKIVLHVTQEGNRTNLGDFQLPPTSLRNSNFVSL; via the coding sequence ATGTTATCAATGGAAATCCATTTTGAGAAGGAAATTTGTCTCGGTACTGGTATATCGTTTATGATTCTGTCATTTCTTATTGTAGTTCCTAATGGCATCGTCTTGTACGCACTTTACAGAAACCCTCTTCGTTGCTTTCGAAAAGCTTTCTCTGTGTTTTTGGCGTTTATTTCTGGAGTGGATTTCTTCATCGGCACCGTAGTATGCATTGGAGAAACAACAATCAGATTTCTGTGCGCGTTTGGCGACCATAGCCTCCCTCAAGAAGGAGACATTTTAAGAATAATCGGGTACGCAGCAATCAACAGTTCTATTCTCCTGGTAACCGCGATGTCGGTCGATCGCTTTAAAGCGGttgtttttcctcattttcatCTCCGCAAAGTCGGTCCACGGAAACTCGTCTATTTCAACACAGCGATGATCATCTTCTCCTTGATTTTCGCCCTGCTCCAACTTCATCCTGGCATTTCAGTTGAAGTTTACAGAAACGTAGACCAATATTTGCACGCCGTTTTTCCTCTTTCCACCAGCACTTTATGTTATTTGGGAATGTTTTTCGTTTTGAGGAAGCAATCATCTCGGATTGGTCTTCAAAGACAAACGGCATTCGCAACGCCCGGCAACTTAACACTTCAAGATATGCGACGAGTAAAAAGAGCACAAATGGAGAGAAAATTCGCAAcaacttcattttttattttagcatGTCTGATTCTTTCGCTCACTCCATATTTTGTGGCAATTATAATTGCAGCTCACTGCGCGAGTTGTGGTGAACAAAACTGGTTTTTTGTGCTCGTAGAGGCAAGTGTCACCTTTCTTTTCCTCAATTCAGCCGCGAATCCGTTTTTAACCGCATTTCGCATTAACGAGTTAAAGAAATCTGTGAAAATAGTTCTTCATGTAACACAGGAAGGGAACAGAACTAACTTGGGTGATTTCCAGCTGCCTCCTACCTCACTAAGGAACAgcaattttgtttctttgtga
- the LOC140946812 gene encoding uncharacterized protein isoform X1, with translation MLRRITSDWPSMFVLLSLGELHCRSMPFKCFHQAGQLTAHERLNPGKKHYECKQCGKCLSDVGSLKRHNKVHTGEKPYECKQCGKCFSEAGTLKRHNKVHTGEKSYECKQCGKCLSDAGSLKRHNRVHTGEKPYDCKQCDKCFSAPGNLRSHERVHNGEKRYECTQCGKRFIQVGNLQKHNRVHTGEKPYECNHCGKCFNQPESLKKHNTVHIAEKLNECKQCGKCFRDAGHLRRHKRVHTGEKPHKCKHCGKCFSLAENLKKHQRVHTGEKPYECKQCGKCFSEAGSLKKHQRVPHLINVSTAAVL, from the exons ATGTTGCGACGAATTACGTCTGACTGGCCCTCAATGTTTGTGTTGCTCTCTCTAG GAGAACTACACTGTAGGTCAATGCCCTTCAAGTGTTTTCACCAAGCAGGGCAGCTAACGGCCCATGAAAGACTTAACCCTGGGAAAAAGcattatgaatgtaaacagtgtggaaagTGTTTGAGCGATGTAGGAAGCTTAAAAAGACATAACaaagttcacactggggaaaagccttatgaatgtaaacagtgtggcaagtgttttagtgaagcAGGAACCTTAAAGAGACATAACAAGGTGCACACTGGAGAAAAgtcttatgaatgtaaacagtgtggcaagtgtttgaGTGATGCAGGAAGCTTAAAAAGACATAacagagttcacactggggaaaagccatatGACTGTAAACAGTGCGACAAGTGTTTTAGCGCACCAGGAaacctaaggagtcatgaaagagttcacaatGGGGAAAAGCGTTATGAATGTACACAGTGTGGAAAGCGTTTTATCCAAGTAGGAAACTTACAGAAACACAacagagttcacactggggaaaagccttatgaatgtaatcattgtggcaagtgttttaaccAACCAGAAAGCTTAAAGAAACATAACACTGTTCACATTGCAGAAAAGCTTAACGAATGTaagcagtgtggcaagtgttttagggACGCAGGACACCTAAGAAGACataaaagagttcacactggggaaaagcctcaTAAGTGTAAACactgtggcaagtgttttagcctagcagaaaacttaaagaaacaTCAAAGAGTTCACAcgggggaaaagccttatgaatgtaaacagtgcgGAAAGTGTTTCAGCGAAGCAGGAAGCTTAAAGAAACATCAAAGAGTTCCACACCTTATCAATGTAAGCACTGCAGCAGTGCTTTAG
- the LOC140946812 gene encoding uncharacterized protein isoform X2: MPFKCFHQAGQLTAHERLNPGKKHYECKQCGKCLSDVGSLKRHNKVHTGEKPYECKQCGKCFSEAGTLKRHNKVHTGEKSYECKQCGKCLSDAGSLKRHNRVHTGEKPYDCKQCDKCFSAPGNLRSHERVHNGEKRYECTQCGKRFIQVGNLQKHNRVHTGEKPYECNHCGKCFNQPESLKKHNTVHIAEKLNECKQCGKCFRDAGHLRRHKRVHTGEKPHKCKHCGKCFSLAENLKKHQRVHTGEKPYECKQCGKCFSEAGSLKKHQRVPHLINVSTAAVL, translated from the coding sequence ATGCCCTTCAAGTGTTTTCACCAAGCAGGGCAGCTAACGGCCCATGAAAGACTTAACCCTGGGAAAAAGcattatgaatgtaaacagtgtggaaagTGTTTGAGCGATGTAGGAAGCTTAAAAAGACATAACaaagttcacactggggaaaagccttatgaatgtaaacagtgtggcaagtgttttagtgaagcAGGAACCTTAAAGAGACATAACAAGGTGCACACTGGAGAAAAgtcttatgaatgtaaacagtgtggcaagtgtttgaGTGATGCAGGAAGCTTAAAAAGACATAacagagttcacactggggaaaagccatatGACTGTAAACAGTGCGACAAGTGTTTTAGCGCACCAGGAaacctaaggagtcatgaaagagttcacaatGGGGAAAAGCGTTATGAATGTACACAGTGTGGAAAGCGTTTTATCCAAGTAGGAAACTTACAGAAACACAacagagttcacactggggaaaagccttatgaatgtaatcattgtggcaagtgttttaaccAACCAGAAAGCTTAAAGAAACATAACACTGTTCACATTGCAGAAAAGCTTAACGAATGTaagcagtgtggcaagtgttttagggACGCAGGACACCTAAGAAGACataaaagagttcacactggggaaaagcctcaTAAGTGTAAACactgtggcaagtgttttagcctagcagaaaacttaaagaaacaTCAAAGAGTTCACAcgggggaaaagccttatgaatgtaaacagtgcgGAAAGTGTTTCAGCGAAGCAGGAAGCTTAAAGAAACATCAAAGAGTTCCACACCTTATCAATGTAAGCACTGCAGCAGTGCTTTAG